One segment of Solanum lycopersicum chromosome 1, SLM_r2.1 DNA contains the following:
- the LOC101264566 gene encoding uncharacterized protein isoform X7, translating into MFRLKNCFCPEGLTKGKNEFLPDVTRFEEFLEDSWGLTAKQPTTCQVKVPKLLISSPSQVLVGDGCGSSGGDGEEATSIASAQNARAALQKKDAASSNVAEDFARGFQSGDEEGSMKDVGGEEQGLSNIKVMCWLCFSCENEGGERARKMMSCNCCGKKCHLRCLKTWGQHRDLLHWSSWTCPSCRLCEVCQTTGDSRKFMYCKRCDAAYHCHCMQPPHKRVRGGPYLCPKHTKCHSCSSNVPGKGLTVRWFLGYTCCDACGRLFIKGKYCQVCLKVYRDSETTPMVCCDICERWVHCECDGISDEIYLQFQVDRSLLYSCPECRGCSDQSTKSENVVQEIWRRRDLADRDLIANLRAGAGLPVEDEVFSISPFSDDEDTAPVVKNANKKSLKFSHKGLVDKSLKKSKGYGKKSGKEKGLIGQYEGHPDAPSGGYSAGDVKNDELQAYGELDSFFSPAGNLTEGICSFNMAGVIDDITGNTGKRTVQRKGSKPQRLDGDDVGIQTSMPKTSKDPKGVIHLGALDKNIAGSPKSDASSCQKEQDLTTSHGNEDLVQLRENENSERNETTLGDGKGNEDLVQLRENENSERNETTLGDGKGNEDLVQLRENEISERNETTLGDGKGNEDLVQLRENENSERNETTLGDGKESNLIKIKKVSSEATHFPAKVGGKFAGGSGPYPPLKTSGILGKRSNDSSVTTNAGFEVPATRDNKLASVKHAEAGLASCGDLYEEKRGSPSLSNSPRMDPRPLQGPKFKNPYHESQNAFASPGEPEKSMDKGHESKRKRSPAFEEKASIKSDDNSSQRYEGIITDDILSDTWILKRLGQNANGKRVQFHHLFDNTWQRGTVVEVFEGSSVVSVVLDDGKKINLELGQQAISLISSKEI; encoded by the exons ATGTTCCG TCTAAAGAACTGCTTCTGTCCAGAGGGGCTTACAAAGGGTAAAAATGAGTTCTTGCCAGATGTCACAAGATTTGAGGAGTTTCTCGAGGACTCATGGGGTCTTACGGCCAAACAGCCTACTACATGTCAGGTTAAGGTGCCCAAGCTTCTCATTTCGTCGCCCTCACAGGTGCTTGTGGGTGATGGGTGTGGCAGCAGTGGCGGGGATGGTGAGGAGGCAACTTCTATTGCTTCAGCTCAGAATGCGCGTGCTGCTTTGCAGAAGAAAGATGCTGCCTCATCTAATGTGGCTGAGGATTTCGCTAGAGGATTTCAGTCTGGAGATGAGGAG GGCTCCATGAAAGATGTTGGTGGAGAGGAGCAAGGTCTATCAAATATCAAAGTGATGTGTTGGCTATGCTTTTCCTGTGAAAATGAAGGAGGTGAAAGAGCAAGgaagatgatgtcatgcaattgTTGTGGGAAGAAGTGTCACCTAAGATGCCTGAAAACTTGGGGTCAACATAGAG ATCTCTTGCATTGGAGTTCATGGACATGTCCCTCTTGCCGGCTCTGTGAG GTCTGTCAAACAACTGGAGATTCAAGGAAGTTCATGTATTGCAAAAGGTGTGATGCAGCTTATCACTGTCACTGTATGCAGCCTCCACACAAG AGAGTTAGAGGTGGTCCTTATTTGTGCCCCAAACACACAAAGTGTCACAGCTGTAGTTCTAATGTTCCAGGAAAAGGACTGACCGTGAG GTGGTTTCTAGGATACACTTGTTGTGATGCTTGCGGAAGATTATTTATTAAGGGGAAGTACTGTCAAGTTTGTTTGAAG GTTTATAGAGATTCTGAAACAACACCTATGGTTTGCTGTGACATTTGCGAGCGCTGGGTGCACTGCGAATGTGATGGCATCAG TGATGAAATCTATTTGCAGTTTCAAGTGGATAGAAGTTTGTTGTATTCATGTCCAGAATGCCGCGGATGTAGTGATCAG TCCACAAAATCTGAGAATGTTGTTCAGGAGATTTGGAGGAGGAGAGATTTAGCTGATAGGGATTTAATTGCAAATTTGAGGGCAGGAGCTGGGTTGCCAGTTGAAGATGAAGTGTTTTCTATTTCACCCTTTTCAGATGATGAAGATACTGCTCCTGTTGTaaaaaatgcaaataaaaaatCCTTGAAGTTCTCTCATAAAGGTTTAGTTGACAAATCTCTCAAAAAGAGCAAGGGATATGGAAAGAAATCTGGTAAAGAGAAGGGGTTAATTGGACAATATGAAGGACATCCAGATGCTCCATCTGGTGGATATAGTGCTGGTGATGTCAAGAATGATGAATTGCAGGCTTATGGGGAACTAGATAGCTTTTTTTCTCCTGCTGGTAACTTGACAGAAGGTATATGTTCATTTAATATGGCAGGGGTCATAGATGACATTACTGGAAACACGGGTAAGAGGACAGTCCAAAGGAAAGGTAGCAAGCCTCAGCGTTTGGATGGGGATGATGTTGGAATTCAAACAAGCATGCCAAAGACCTCCAAGGATCCAAAAGGTGTTATACATTTGGGCGCGTTGGATAAAAATATAGCAGGTTCTCCGAAGTCCGATGCTTCAAGCTGTCAGAAAGAGCAAGATTTGACTACTTCAcatg GTAATGAGGATCTGGTTCAGCTGAGAGAGAATGAAAACTCAGAAAGGAATGAGACTACACTTGGTGATGGAAAAG GTAATGAGGATCTGGTTCAGCTGAGAGAGAATGAAAACTCAGAAAGGAATGAGACTACACTTGGTGATGGAAAAG GTAATGAGGATCTGGTTCAGCTGAGAGAGAATGAAATCTCAGAAAGGAATGAGACTACACTTGGTGATGGAAAAG GTAATGAGGATCTGGTTCAGCTGAGAGAGAATGAAAACTCAGAAAGGAATGAAACTACACTTGGTGATGGAAAAG AAAGTAACTTAATAAAGATCAAGAAAGTTAGCTCAGAAGCTACTCATTTCCCTGCCAAAGTTGGTGGAAAATTTGCCGGTGGATCTGGACCTTATCCTCCACTCAAGACTTCGGGCATATTAGGAAAAAGAAGCAATGATAGTAGTGTTACTACAAACGCTGGATTTGAAGTTCCTGCTACAAGGGACAACAAATTAGCTTCTGTTAAACACGCCGAAGCTGGGCTCGCTTCTTGTGGTGACCTGTATGAAGAAAAAAGAGGATCACCTTCATTATCTAATTCACCGAGAATGGATCCAAGACCTCTCCAAGGGCCCAAGTTCAAGAATCCTTACCATGAAAGTCAAAATGCCTTTGCTTCTCCAGGAGAGCCGGAGAAAAGCATGGATAAGGGCCATGAGTCTAAAAGAAAGAGATCGCCAGCTTTTGAAGAAAAAGCATCGATCAAGTCTGATGATAATTCATCACAGCGATATGAAGGCATTATAACGGATGACATCTTGTCTGATACATGGATACTGAAGAGGTTGGGACAAAATGCAAATGGAAAGAGAGTGCAATTTCATCATCTGTTTGATAATACCTG gCAGAGAGGGACTGTTGTAGAAGTCTTTGAAGGCTCATCTGTTGTGTCTGTTGTTCTTGATGATGGGAAGAAGATTAACTTGGAACTTGGACAGCAAGCAATAAGTTTAATATCTTCGAAGGAGATCTAA
- the LOC101264566 gene encoding uncharacterized protein isoform X2, with the protein MFRLKNCFCPEGLTKGKNEFLPDVTRFEEFLEDSWGLTAKQPTTCQVKVPKLLISSPSQVLVGDGCGSSGGDGEEATSIASAQNARAALQKKDAASSNVAEDFARGFQSGDEEGSMKDVGGEEQGLSNIKVMCWLCFSCENEGGERARKMMSCNCCGKKCHLRCLKTWGQHRDLLHWSSWTCPSCRLCEVCQTTGDSRKFMYCKRCDAAYHCHCMQPPHKRVRGGPYLCPKHTKCHSCSSNVPGKGLTVRWFLGYTCCDACGRLFIKGKYCQVCLKVYRDSETTPMVCCDICERWVHCECDGISDEIYLQFQVDRSLLYSCPECRGCSDQSTKSENVVQEIWRRRDLADRDLIANLRAGAGLPVEDEVFSISPFSDDEDTAPVVKNANKKSLKFSHKGLVDKSLKKSKGYGKKSGKEKGLIGQYEGHPDAPSGGYSAGDVKNDELQAYGELDSFFSPAGNLTEGICSFNMAGVIDDITGNTGKRTVQRKGSKPQRLDGDDVGIQTSMPKTSKDPKGVIHLGALDKNIAGSPKSDASSCQKEQDLTTSHGNEDLVQLRENENSERNETTLGDGKGNEDLVQLRENENSERNETTLGDGKGNEDLVQLSENENSERNETTLGDGKGNEDLVQLRENENSERNETTLGEGKGNEDLVQLRENENSERNETTLGDGKESNLIKIKKVSSEATHFPAKVGGKFAGGSGPYPPLKTSGILGKRSNDSSVTTNAGFEVPATRDNKLASVKHAEAGLASCGDLYEEKRGSPSLSNSPRMDPRPLQGPKFKNPYHESQNAFASPGEPEKSMDKGHESKRKRSPAFEEKASIKSDDNSSQRYEGIITDDILSDTWILKRLGQNANGKRVQFHHLFDNTWQRGTVVEVFEGSSVVSVVLDDGKKINLELGQQAISLISSKEI; encoded by the exons ATGTTCCG TCTAAAGAACTGCTTCTGTCCAGAGGGGCTTACAAAGGGTAAAAATGAGTTCTTGCCAGATGTCACAAGATTTGAGGAGTTTCTCGAGGACTCATGGGGTCTTACGGCCAAACAGCCTACTACATGTCAGGTTAAGGTGCCCAAGCTTCTCATTTCGTCGCCCTCACAGGTGCTTGTGGGTGATGGGTGTGGCAGCAGTGGCGGGGATGGTGAGGAGGCAACTTCTATTGCTTCAGCTCAGAATGCGCGTGCTGCTTTGCAGAAGAAAGATGCTGCCTCATCTAATGTGGCTGAGGATTTCGCTAGAGGATTTCAGTCTGGAGATGAGGAG GGCTCCATGAAAGATGTTGGTGGAGAGGAGCAAGGTCTATCAAATATCAAAGTGATGTGTTGGCTATGCTTTTCCTGTGAAAATGAAGGAGGTGAAAGAGCAAGgaagatgatgtcatgcaattgTTGTGGGAAGAAGTGTCACCTAAGATGCCTGAAAACTTGGGGTCAACATAGAG ATCTCTTGCATTGGAGTTCATGGACATGTCCCTCTTGCCGGCTCTGTGAG GTCTGTCAAACAACTGGAGATTCAAGGAAGTTCATGTATTGCAAAAGGTGTGATGCAGCTTATCACTGTCACTGTATGCAGCCTCCACACAAG AGAGTTAGAGGTGGTCCTTATTTGTGCCCCAAACACACAAAGTGTCACAGCTGTAGTTCTAATGTTCCAGGAAAAGGACTGACCGTGAG GTGGTTTCTAGGATACACTTGTTGTGATGCTTGCGGAAGATTATTTATTAAGGGGAAGTACTGTCAAGTTTGTTTGAAG GTTTATAGAGATTCTGAAACAACACCTATGGTTTGCTGTGACATTTGCGAGCGCTGGGTGCACTGCGAATGTGATGGCATCAG TGATGAAATCTATTTGCAGTTTCAAGTGGATAGAAGTTTGTTGTATTCATGTCCAGAATGCCGCGGATGTAGTGATCAG TCCACAAAATCTGAGAATGTTGTTCAGGAGATTTGGAGGAGGAGAGATTTAGCTGATAGGGATTTAATTGCAAATTTGAGGGCAGGAGCTGGGTTGCCAGTTGAAGATGAAGTGTTTTCTATTTCACCCTTTTCAGATGATGAAGATACTGCTCCTGTTGTaaaaaatgcaaataaaaaatCCTTGAAGTTCTCTCATAAAGGTTTAGTTGACAAATCTCTCAAAAAGAGCAAGGGATATGGAAAGAAATCTGGTAAAGAGAAGGGGTTAATTGGACAATATGAAGGACATCCAGATGCTCCATCTGGTGGATATAGTGCTGGTGATGTCAAGAATGATGAATTGCAGGCTTATGGGGAACTAGATAGCTTTTTTTCTCCTGCTGGTAACTTGACAGAAGGTATATGTTCATTTAATATGGCAGGGGTCATAGATGACATTACTGGAAACACGGGTAAGAGGACAGTCCAAAGGAAAGGTAGCAAGCCTCAGCGTTTGGATGGGGATGATGTTGGAATTCAAACAAGCATGCCAAAGACCTCCAAGGATCCAAAAGGTGTTATACATTTGGGCGCGTTGGATAAAAATATAGCAGGTTCTCCGAAGTCCGATGCTTCAAGCTGTCAGAAAGAGCAAGATTTGACTACTTCAcatg GTAATGAGGATCTGGTTCAGCTGAGAGAGAATGAAAACTCAGAAAGGAATGAGACTACACTTGGTGATGGAAAAG GTAATGAGGATCTGGTTCAGCTGAGAGAGAATGAAAACTCAGAAAGGAATGAGACTACACTTGGTGATGGAAAAG GTAATGAGGATCTGGTTCAGCTGAGTGAGAATGAAAACTCAGAAAGGAATGAGACTACACTTGGTGATGGAAAAG GTAATGAGGATCTGGTTCAGCTGAGAGAGAATGAAAACTCAGAAAGGAATGAGACTACACTTGGTGAAGGAAAAG GTAATGAGGATCTGGTTCAGCTGAGAGAGAATGAAAACTCAGAAAGGAATGAAACTACACTTGGTGATGGAAAAG AAAGTAACTTAATAAAGATCAAGAAAGTTAGCTCAGAAGCTACTCATTTCCCTGCCAAAGTTGGTGGAAAATTTGCCGGTGGATCTGGACCTTATCCTCCACTCAAGACTTCGGGCATATTAGGAAAAAGAAGCAATGATAGTAGTGTTACTACAAACGCTGGATTTGAAGTTCCTGCTACAAGGGACAACAAATTAGCTTCTGTTAAACACGCCGAAGCTGGGCTCGCTTCTTGTGGTGACCTGTATGAAGAAAAAAGAGGATCACCTTCATTATCTAATTCACCGAGAATGGATCCAAGACCTCTCCAAGGGCCCAAGTTCAAGAATCCTTACCATGAAAGTCAAAATGCCTTTGCTTCTCCAGGAGAGCCGGAGAAAAGCATGGATAAGGGCCATGAGTCTAAAAGAAAGAGATCGCCAGCTTTTGAAGAAAAAGCATCGATCAAGTCTGATGATAATTCATCACAGCGATATGAAGGCATTATAACGGATGACATCTTGTCTGATACATGGATACTGAAGAGGTTGGGACAAAATGCAAATGGAAAGAGAGTGCAATTTCATCATCTGTTTGATAATACCTG gCAGAGAGGGACTGTTGTAGAAGTCTTTGAAGGCTCATCTGTTGTGTCTGTTGTTCTTGATGATGGGAAGAAGATTAACTTGGAACTTGGACAGCAAGCAATAAGTTTAATATCTTCGAAGGAGATCTAA
- the LOC101264566 gene encoding uncharacterized protein isoform X11: protein MFRLKNCFCPEGLTKGKNEFLPDVTRFEEFLEDSWGLTAKQPTTCQVKVPKLLISSPSQVLVGDGCGSSGGDGEEATSIASAQNARAALQKKDAASSNVAEDFARGFQSGDEEGSMKDVGGEEQGLSNIKVMCWLCFSCENEGGERARKMMSCNCCGKKCHLRCLKTWGQHRDLLHWSSWTCPSCRLCEVCQTTGDSRKFMYCKRCDAAYHCHCMQPPHKRVRGGPYLCPKHTKCHSCSSNVPGKGLTVRWFLGYTCCDACGRLFIKGKYCQVCLKVYRDSETTPMVCCDICERWVHCECDGISDEIYLQFQVDRSLLYSCPECRGCSDQSTKSENVVQEIWRRRDLADRDLIANLRAGAGLPVEDEVFSISPFSDDEDTAPVVKNANKKSLKFSHKGLVDKSLKKSKGYGKKSGKEKGLIGQYEGHPDAPSGGYSAGDVKNDELQAYGELDSFFSPAGNLTEGICSFNMAGVIDDITGNTGKRTVQRKGSKPQRLDGDDVGIQTSMPKTSKDPKGVIHLGALDKNIAGSPKSDASSCQKEQDLTTSHGNEDLVQLRENENSERNETTLGDGKGNEDLVQLRENENSERNETTLGEGKGNEDLVQLRENENSERNETTLGDGKESNLIKIKKVSSEATHFPAKVGGKFAGGSGPYPPLKTSGILGKRSNDSSVTTNAGFEVPATRDNKLASVKHAEAGLASCGDLYEEKRGSPSLSNSPRMDPRPLQGPKFKNPYHESQNAFASPGEPEKSMDKGHESKRKRSPAFEEKASIKSDDNSSQRYEGIITDDILSDTWILKRLGQNANGKRVQFHHLFDNTWQRGTVVEVFEGSSVVSVVLDDGKKINLELGQQAISLISSKEI, encoded by the exons ATGTTCCG TCTAAAGAACTGCTTCTGTCCAGAGGGGCTTACAAAGGGTAAAAATGAGTTCTTGCCAGATGTCACAAGATTTGAGGAGTTTCTCGAGGACTCATGGGGTCTTACGGCCAAACAGCCTACTACATGTCAGGTTAAGGTGCCCAAGCTTCTCATTTCGTCGCCCTCACAGGTGCTTGTGGGTGATGGGTGTGGCAGCAGTGGCGGGGATGGTGAGGAGGCAACTTCTATTGCTTCAGCTCAGAATGCGCGTGCTGCTTTGCAGAAGAAAGATGCTGCCTCATCTAATGTGGCTGAGGATTTCGCTAGAGGATTTCAGTCTGGAGATGAGGAG GGCTCCATGAAAGATGTTGGTGGAGAGGAGCAAGGTCTATCAAATATCAAAGTGATGTGTTGGCTATGCTTTTCCTGTGAAAATGAAGGAGGTGAAAGAGCAAGgaagatgatgtcatgcaattgTTGTGGGAAGAAGTGTCACCTAAGATGCCTGAAAACTTGGGGTCAACATAGAG ATCTCTTGCATTGGAGTTCATGGACATGTCCCTCTTGCCGGCTCTGTGAG GTCTGTCAAACAACTGGAGATTCAAGGAAGTTCATGTATTGCAAAAGGTGTGATGCAGCTTATCACTGTCACTGTATGCAGCCTCCACACAAG AGAGTTAGAGGTGGTCCTTATTTGTGCCCCAAACACACAAAGTGTCACAGCTGTAGTTCTAATGTTCCAGGAAAAGGACTGACCGTGAG GTGGTTTCTAGGATACACTTGTTGTGATGCTTGCGGAAGATTATTTATTAAGGGGAAGTACTGTCAAGTTTGTTTGAAG GTTTATAGAGATTCTGAAACAACACCTATGGTTTGCTGTGACATTTGCGAGCGCTGGGTGCACTGCGAATGTGATGGCATCAG TGATGAAATCTATTTGCAGTTTCAAGTGGATAGAAGTTTGTTGTATTCATGTCCAGAATGCCGCGGATGTAGTGATCAG TCCACAAAATCTGAGAATGTTGTTCAGGAGATTTGGAGGAGGAGAGATTTAGCTGATAGGGATTTAATTGCAAATTTGAGGGCAGGAGCTGGGTTGCCAGTTGAAGATGAAGTGTTTTCTATTTCACCCTTTTCAGATGATGAAGATACTGCTCCTGTTGTaaaaaatgcaaataaaaaatCCTTGAAGTTCTCTCATAAAGGTTTAGTTGACAAATCTCTCAAAAAGAGCAAGGGATATGGAAAGAAATCTGGTAAAGAGAAGGGGTTAATTGGACAATATGAAGGACATCCAGATGCTCCATCTGGTGGATATAGTGCTGGTGATGTCAAGAATGATGAATTGCAGGCTTATGGGGAACTAGATAGCTTTTTTTCTCCTGCTGGTAACTTGACAGAAGGTATATGTTCATTTAATATGGCAGGGGTCATAGATGACATTACTGGAAACACGGGTAAGAGGACAGTCCAAAGGAAAGGTAGCAAGCCTCAGCGTTTGGATGGGGATGATGTTGGAATTCAAACAAGCATGCCAAAGACCTCCAAGGATCCAAAAGGTGTTATACATTTGGGCGCGTTGGATAAAAATATAGCAGGTTCTCCGAAGTCCGATGCTTCAAGCTGTCAGAAAGAGCAAGATTTGACTACTTCAcatg GTAATGAGGATCTGGTTCAGCTGAGAGAGAATGAAAACTCAGAAAGGAATGAGACTACACTTGGTGATGGAAAAG GTAATGAGGATCTGGTTCAGCTGAGAGAGAATGAAAACTCAGAAAGGAATGAGACTACACTTGGTGAAGGAAAAG GTAATGAGGATCTGGTTCAGCTGAGAGAGAATGAAAACTCAGAAAGGAATGAAACTACACTTGGTGATGGAAAAG AAAGTAACTTAATAAAGATCAAGAAAGTTAGCTCAGAAGCTACTCATTTCCCTGCCAAAGTTGGTGGAAAATTTGCCGGTGGATCTGGACCTTATCCTCCACTCAAGACTTCGGGCATATTAGGAAAAAGAAGCAATGATAGTAGTGTTACTACAAACGCTGGATTTGAAGTTCCTGCTACAAGGGACAACAAATTAGCTTCTGTTAAACACGCCGAAGCTGGGCTCGCTTCTTGTGGTGACCTGTATGAAGAAAAAAGAGGATCACCTTCATTATCTAATTCACCGAGAATGGATCCAAGACCTCTCCAAGGGCCCAAGTTCAAGAATCCTTACCATGAAAGTCAAAATGCCTTTGCTTCTCCAGGAGAGCCGGAGAAAAGCATGGATAAGGGCCATGAGTCTAAAAGAAAGAGATCGCCAGCTTTTGAAGAAAAAGCATCGATCAAGTCTGATGATAATTCATCACAGCGATATGAAGGCATTATAACGGATGACATCTTGTCTGATACATGGATACTGAAGAGGTTGGGACAAAATGCAAATGGAAAGAGAGTGCAATTTCATCATCTGTTTGATAATACCTG gCAGAGAGGGACTGTTGTAGAAGTCTTTGAAGGCTCATCTGTTGTGTCTGTTGTTCTTGATGATGGGAAGAAGATTAACTTGGAACTTGGACAGCAAGCAATAAGTTTAATATCTTCGAAGGAGATCTAA
- the LOC101264566 gene encoding uncharacterized protein isoform X14, which yields MFRLKNCFCPEGLTKGKNEFLPDVTRFEEFLEDSWGLTAKQPTTCQVKVPKLLISSPSQVLVGDGCGSSGGDGEEATSIASAQNARAALQKKDAASSNVAEDFARGFQSGDEEGSMKDVGGEEQGLSNIKVMCWLCFSCENEGGERARKMMSCNCCGKKCHLRCLKTWGQHRDLLHWSSWTCPSCRLCEVCQTTGDSRKFMYCKRCDAAYHCHCMQPPHKRVRGGPYLCPKHTKCHSCSSNVPGKGLTVRWFLGYTCCDACGRLFIKGKYCQVCLKVYRDSETTPMVCCDICERWVHCECDGISDEIYLQFQVDRSLLYSCPECRGCSDQSTKSENVVQEIWRRRDLADRDLIANLRAGAGLPVEDEVFSISPFSDDEDTAPVVKNANKKSLKFSHKGLVDKSLKKSKGYGKKSGKEKGLIGQYEGHPDAPSGGYSAGDVKNDELQAYGELDSFFSPAGNLTEGICSFNMAGVIDDITGNTGKRTVQRKGSKPQRLDGDDVGIQTSMPKTSKDPKGVIHLGALDKNIAGSPKSDASSCQKEQDLTTSHGNEDLVQLRENENSERNETTLGDGKGNEDLVQLRENENSERNETTLGDGKESNLIKIKKVSSEATHFPAKVGGKFAGGSGPYPPLKTSGILGKRSNDSSVTTNAGFEVPATRDNKLASVKHAEAGLASCGDLYEEKRGSPSLSNSPRMDPRPLQGPKFKNPYHESQNAFASPGEPEKSMDKGHESKRKRSPAFEEKASIKSDDNSSQRYEGIITDDILSDTWILKRLGQNANGKRVQFHHLFDNTWQRGTVVEVFEGSSVVSVVLDDGKKINLELGQQAISLISSKEI from the exons ATGTTCCG TCTAAAGAACTGCTTCTGTCCAGAGGGGCTTACAAAGGGTAAAAATGAGTTCTTGCCAGATGTCACAAGATTTGAGGAGTTTCTCGAGGACTCATGGGGTCTTACGGCCAAACAGCCTACTACATGTCAGGTTAAGGTGCCCAAGCTTCTCATTTCGTCGCCCTCACAGGTGCTTGTGGGTGATGGGTGTGGCAGCAGTGGCGGGGATGGTGAGGAGGCAACTTCTATTGCTTCAGCTCAGAATGCGCGTGCTGCTTTGCAGAAGAAAGATGCTGCCTCATCTAATGTGGCTGAGGATTTCGCTAGAGGATTTCAGTCTGGAGATGAGGAG GGCTCCATGAAAGATGTTGGTGGAGAGGAGCAAGGTCTATCAAATATCAAAGTGATGTGTTGGCTATGCTTTTCCTGTGAAAATGAAGGAGGTGAAAGAGCAAGgaagatgatgtcatgcaattgTTGTGGGAAGAAGTGTCACCTAAGATGCCTGAAAACTTGGGGTCAACATAGAG ATCTCTTGCATTGGAGTTCATGGACATGTCCCTCTTGCCGGCTCTGTGAG GTCTGTCAAACAACTGGAGATTCAAGGAAGTTCATGTATTGCAAAAGGTGTGATGCAGCTTATCACTGTCACTGTATGCAGCCTCCACACAAG AGAGTTAGAGGTGGTCCTTATTTGTGCCCCAAACACACAAAGTGTCACAGCTGTAGTTCTAATGTTCCAGGAAAAGGACTGACCGTGAG GTGGTTTCTAGGATACACTTGTTGTGATGCTTGCGGAAGATTATTTATTAAGGGGAAGTACTGTCAAGTTTGTTTGAAG GTTTATAGAGATTCTGAAACAACACCTATGGTTTGCTGTGACATTTGCGAGCGCTGGGTGCACTGCGAATGTGATGGCATCAG TGATGAAATCTATTTGCAGTTTCAAGTGGATAGAAGTTTGTTGTATTCATGTCCAGAATGCCGCGGATGTAGTGATCAG TCCACAAAATCTGAGAATGTTGTTCAGGAGATTTGGAGGAGGAGAGATTTAGCTGATAGGGATTTAATTGCAAATTTGAGGGCAGGAGCTGGGTTGCCAGTTGAAGATGAAGTGTTTTCTATTTCACCCTTTTCAGATGATGAAGATACTGCTCCTGTTGTaaaaaatgcaaataaaaaatCCTTGAAGTTCTCTCATAAAGGTTTAGTTGACAAATCTCTCAAAAAGAGCAAGGGATATGGAAAGAAATCTGGTAAAGAGAAGGGGTTAATTGGACAATATGAAGGACATCCAGATGCTCCATCTGGTGGATATAGTGCTGGTGATGTCAAGAATGATGAATTGCAGGCTTATGGGGAACTAGATAGCTTTTTTTCTCCTGCTGGTAACTTGACAGAAGGTATATGTTCATTTAATATGGCAGGGGTCATAGATGACATTACTGGAAACACGGGTAAGAGGACAGTCCAAAGGAAAGGTAGCAAGCCTCAGCGTTTGGATGGGGATGATGTTGGAATTCAAACAAGCATGCCAAAGACCTCCAAGGATCCAAAAGGTGTTATACATTTGGGCGCGTTGGATAAAAATATAGCAGGTTCTCCGAAGTCCGATGCTTCAAGCTGTCAGAAAGAGCAAGATTTGACTACTTCAcatg GTAATGAGGATCTGGTTCAGCTGAGAGAGAATGAAAACTCAGAAAGGAATGAGACTACACTTGGTGATGGAAAAG GTAATGAGGATCTGGTTCAGCTGAGAGAGAATGAAAACTCAGAAAGGAATGAAACTACACTTGGTGATGGAAAAG AAAGTAACTTAATAAAGATCAAGAAAGTTAGCTCAGAAGCTACTCATTTCCCTGCCAAAGTTGGTGGAAAATTTGCCGGTGGATCTGGACCTTATCCTCCACTCAAGACTTCGGGCATATTAGGAAAAAGAAGCAATGATAGTAGTGTTACTACAAACGCTGGATTTGAAGTTCCTGCTACAAGGGACAACAAATTAGCTTCTGTTAAACACGCCGAAGCTGGGCTCGCTTCTTGTGGTGACCTGTATGAAGAAAAAAGAGGATCACCTTCATTATCTAATTCACCGAGAATGGATCCAAGACCTCTCCAAGGGCCCAAGTTCAAGAATCCTTACCATGAAAGTCAAAATGCCTTTGCTTCTCCAGGAGAGCCGGAGAAAAGCATGGATAAGGGCCATGAGTCTAAAAGAAAGAGATCGCCAGCTTTTGAAGAAAAAGCATCGATCAAGTCTGATGATAATTCATCACAGCGATATGAAGGCATTATAACGGATGACATCTTGTCTGATACATGGATACTGAAGAGGTTGGGACAAAATGCAAATGGAAAGAGAGTGCAATTTCATCATCTGTTTGATAATACCTG gCAGAGAGGGACTGTTGTAGAAGTCTTTGAAGGCTCATCTGTTGTGTCTGTTGTTCTTGATGATGGGAAGAAGATTAACTTGGAACTTGGACAGCAAGCAATAAGTTTAATATCTTCGAAGGAGATCTAA